In one Haloplanus salinus genomic region, the following are encoded:
- a CDS encoding helix-turn-helix domain-containing protein: MSLIAVAELSHPDLALTPTIQSTDADVQVVSHTATDPETGMFFFLVETDSFPAFEATLERDHTVAESLLVAEASTTRIYRLRHTEGTKLISPTTTEVGGLMLEAESTNRGWSVRMQLPDRETLGTLWEHCDREDIEFELGHIYSLDQFSVDDRIGLTDAQRDALVTAYEAGYFEEPRGTSLQALAEDLGISPTAVGGRIRRGTSRLIERTLIDDA, from the coding sequence ATGAGCCTCATCGCCGTCGCCGAACTGTCGCACCCTGACCTCGCCCTGACGCCGACTATCCAGTCGACCGACGCCGACGTACAGGTGGTCTCTCACACTGCGACCGATCCGGAGACTGGGATGTTCTTCTTTCTCGTCGAAACCGACTCGTTCCCGGCGTTCGAGGCTACCCTCGAACGCGACCACACCGTCGCGGAGTCGCTCCTCGTCGCCGAGGCGTCGACGACGCGCATCTACCGGCTCCGACACACGGAGGGAACGAAACTCATCTCCCCGACGACGACGGAGGTCGGCGGGCTCATGCTCGAAGCCGAGAGCACGAATCGGGGCTGGTCCGTACGGATGCAGCTCCCCGACCGCGAGACGCTCGGTACGCTCTGGGAGCACTGCGACCGCGAGGACATCGAGTTCGAACTCGGGCACATCTACTCGCTCGATCAGTTCTCCGTCGACGACCGCATCGGGCTCACCGACGCCCAGCGCGACGCCCTCGTCACCGCCTACGAGGCCGGTTACTTCGAGGAACCCCGCGGTACCTCGCTCCAAGCGCTCGCCGAGGACCTCGGCATCTCGCCGACTGCCGTCGGTGGCCGCATCCGTCGGGGCACGTCCCGGCTCATCGAGCGGACGCTGATCGACGATGCATAA
- a CDS encoding HalOD1 output domain-containing protein, protein MCAATTTRGETHHVHHDGDGRLSETLRAAVADLTDTAPADLPPLDARINVSALDDLWNVEASDRPTAGCLTFTYGGYVVVVRSTGAVLLREATAET, encoded by the coding sequence ATGTGTGCTGCTACCACGACTCGGGGTGAGACGCACCACGTCCACCACGACGGCGACGGTCGGCTGAGCGAGACGCTTCGCGCCGCCGTCGCCGACCTCACCGACACCGCACCGGCCGACCTCCCGCCGCTCGACGCGCGCATCAACGTTTCCGCCCTCGACGACCTCTGGAACGTCGAGGCGTCCGACCGACCCACCGCTGGCTGTCTCACGTTCACGTACGGCGGGTACGTCGTCGTCGTCCGCAGCACCGGCGCCGTACTGCTTCGCGAGGCGACGGCGGAGACGTGA